Part of the Planococcus plakortidis genome is shown below.
TCGGATCGAGTGTGCTGAAGGGAAATCAGCTGCATGAACGAGATCCGTCAAGCGTTTGACGGTGGTGTCCAATTTTTCAAGCCTATTCAGTGCGATGCCGAGCCATTCAGGTTCAGGCAAAGAGCGCTGGTAATTTCTGATGAAACCGATGATTTCCTTTATCGCATTTTGCTGCTTGATTGGAAGGAGTGGGTTCGTGCATATTTCCAGTACTGTCGCCAAGTAGATTCGGCAATCTCTTTCAAGGAGTACCGGATCAAGCTTGTCAATTGTATCTTCAGTCGTATGCCACCACCAGCCAAAGCCGCCAGCTTTTCCGTCCCCGAATAACTTTGAAAAAGCCTGCGAAGCCGGATTATCGGATTTCACTTGTTCGGAAAGTCCCATCAGCAGGGAAGGGACACCCATCCCCCAAAATGACTGGTCGCCGGCTTTGCCATATCGCGTCGAATTGAATTCCTGATCGGCATATTTCAGGATAGGTTCTGCAACTATATCTTTTGTCTCCGCCATTGCATTTGCTTCAGACAGGACGGAGGAATTCTTGCCGCCGACTGAATCGATATTGAGGTGAAGCACACAATTATCATATAAATCTTCCCAGTGCTCATCGGCATATAGCGCAGATCCGGCGTAGCGGCCGTGGGAATGTCCGGACCAGAAAGCCAAGCGCAGCGAGCGGTGAAGCTTCGTTTTATTGGTTCCGATAATCCGGGCGACTTCCAGCATCGTTGCATTGGCACTGCCGTTATCCATCGCACCATGGTGCCAGGAATCGATATGCCCTGAAAACAGGACATAAGGATTTACATCTTCAGAGCCTTTATAATCTGCAATTAATGTAGGTATATCACGCCACGCAGTATCGACTTGGGTCATAATTTCTGCCAGCAGTTTTTCCTCCAACGAAAGTTTCGCTTTCAGTATTTCGCCATCTGCGAATGTAATGGATACTGCTGGGATTTTCGGATATTGCCCTAATTGATCGAATGCCGGATTGCCCCAGACAGTGGAGACGATCATCTCATGCGTATATTCTGCATTGATGAAAATCACTGCTTTGGGCATATGGGTTTGAGCTTGGAGCAATGCACCGGGCGTAGCCAATCCATCTGTTAGCAACACTTTGTCGGCTAAATCAGGATCCCTCTCCAGCGGGAATCCGTTTTCCATATAAACGATTTCACCTGAAACCCCTATTTCTGGCGTCGAGGGGGCCATAGAATGAGTAATAGATGTATAGCTTACTCCGTTGATTTGGAGTTTTGATTCCATTGGCAGGCTAATCAAAGCTTTTCGATGGTAGAGATTTGTTTCAAAGCCGAAAGATTTTAATTGTTGTTCGGCGTATCGGAAGGCTCGCAATTCCTCTTCTGAACCGGATAAACGTACTTCTTTTGAGATTTCTTCCGTAAATTCCATCAATGATTGTCGGCTGATTTGACCGAGCAATCTTTCATGTGATTCAGTCATTTAAACCGCCGCCCTTGCCGTAATGAATAAGGAGATGAGTCAGTAAAGCTGCCCGTTCACTCATCTTCTCCAATACAATTTGTTCGTCGATTGCGTGTGCCCCGCGACCCACTGCCCCAGACCATCCAAAGTCGGTGCGAGAGGTGCTGTGAGATTGCCGTCACTGCCACCGCCGGTCTCTTTCTCTGTCAGTTCAATATTTAATCGGGTTTTACCGATTTCTTGAGCGGTCTGGAATAATTCAAGGACGCGGTCATCTCTTTCAAGTGGAAAACGATTGACTCCGCCCCTAGTGATTACTTCAGTTCCTTTAAAATGAGGCTTCAGGTTCTGGATAATCGGAATGACACGGTCGAATTCGCTTTTTGTCTTCGCCCGGACATCTAGCGTTGCTTGGGATTTTTCTGCCACTACATTGTTCGCAGTGCCGCCGGAGACTTTACCGACATTGAATGTCGTCCCTTGTTCATAATCGTTTAATGAATTGAGGAACAAGGTTTGATAAGCCAGTTCCGTAATGGCGCTGCTGCCTTCTTCGGGCGCAATTCCTGCGTGGGCAGATATCCCATTGACTTCAATGTCATAAATCGCGACACCTTTTCGGGACGTCTTCAAACTGCCTTCATCGGATAATGCGGGTTCCAGGACAAAGACCGCATCACTCTTTTTAGCTTCTTCTTCTATATAAGTCCGGGAAGATGGATTACCGATTTCTTCGTCAGAATCAAAAAAGAAAACGACTTTCTTATCCAGCTCTATTCCTGCATCCTTCAATGCCTTTAAAGCGAACAGACCTTGAATAAGGCCGGATTTCATATCAAAAACTCCCGGTCCGTAAGCAATGCCGTTTTCTTTTTTGAAAGGCATCCTTTCCAATGTGCCTTTCGGCCAGACGGTGTCGAAATGACTGAGTATGAGAAGCTGGGAATCGCCTTGACCAAACTCGCAGCGTACATGGTTGCCATATTGATTATCCGGTATGATGGTGGTTGTTCCACCGGTCAAATCCTTGAATGTTTGAGATAGCCATTCCGCCACTTCATCAAGTGCTTCCTTATCGTGGGAAGGAGATTCCATCTCCACCAGAGTTTTTAAATAGTCTTCCATCAGCGATTGCTGGCTTTGCAAAGTTTGAAAAATTGGATCCATATGTTCTCCTCCTGTTGTCAAAGTGAATTCATTCTACTCGATAACGAAATTCGTATCGGTATAGTATTTATTGATCGAACGGACACGTTCGGAAATCTCATCTTCGTATTTGGATTCAATACCTGAGGTAATTAGGTTAATCAAACTCATCACGGATGAAATGGAAATCATCGCTTCCGAATGAATTCCGATGTCAGTAGTTAGGCAAATATCAGCTATGCGCCCGGTAGGTGAAAGCTTCCTATCCGTAATGGTTAAAATTTTTGCTCCCTGTTCCTTTGCGTGTTTGCCGATGTTCAATGTACTAACAACATAGCTCGGCATTGAAATTAGGATGAAGATCGTTTCTTCAGGTTCTGTCAGCAGCAAATTATCAAAAGAAGCATTAAGTTCATTCGATAACAAGGTGACATTCTCTCGCATCATGTTGAGCTTGAGATAAAACCAGTAAGCGGCAGCGTAGGAAGCCAAATTGCCCACAATTTTGACATGCTTGGTGTTCATCAATAAATCAGCGGTTTGCCAAAAAATTTTCCGGTCCATACCTTGCATTTGCTGTAAAATTTCCGTTTCCCTTGTAACAATCTTATTTATAAGATCATTATTTGGATCATCGAGCTGAAAGGATGATTCCTGTAAGCTTTCAGAATTTGGATCTGCCAGAAATTCCGCCTGAAAGCTTTTTTGCATATGTGAAAAACTTTTATAATTAAGTGCATAAGAAAAGCGAATCACTGTCGCTTCACTGACATCAATTCTTTTAGCAATCTGGGAAGCAGTCGAAATACTAAATTCTACGTGATTGCGCAGGAGGTATTCTGCTACTTTTTTCTGACCTTTCGGAAGTTTTTCGTAAATTTCAGTAACTAGGGATTCTACGCTCATTATTTTGCCGCCTTTAAAAATGATTTTTTTCATTCATTTTAAGTTATTAATGAATTTTTTGATTCTTTAAACTATAGAATAATAATTCTAATAATTCAAGGGAATTTTTAAACTATTTTAATTTTTATAAAATCTATTTAATGCAAAATGCTTTTATAAGCCGTTCAAATATTTAATTTGCGGTACGACTTACAAACAACGTATGCGAAATTCTTGCTCTTGGGACTGAAACAATTCTACAGAATGCTGACAACTCACTATGATTTCATGTGGAAAAGCTGCAGTCCACCGACACAAAGTTCCGTGAGCAGAAGGAATGATGTTTATACAGTAAATAGATTTGTAATGTATTGTGCCGCCCCACGGGACACACTTTATACATTGTTACAGCTGCTGCTTCAACATCACGGGAGTGGCTTTTTCATTTTAATCAGCCTTATTAATTGTGTGGGAATTGTGCGAAACACAGGGAATGTCTAATATCGGGTAAATTGGTTTGCTGGAATAGGGTTAAGGGAATGGTACGTTCACAAGGCAAGAGGATTCTATGGAAAAAAGATGATGCAGTTCAGGGAAAAGCTGTGGGTTTCAGGGGACTGATCCTTAATATATATTCAGTTCAATATTTTAGAAAAGGGAGGAAAACGATGACGAAAGTTTCGTGGTCCAGATTCATGTTCTTTACAATGCTGATCTTTCTATTGGCTCTGGCAGCATGTGGAGGCAATGATGAAACTTCAAACGAAGGATCAACGAATGACTCGGATGCTCCAACAGAAGAAAGTGCTGACGAGGGCACTGATGAAAGTACAAGTGCAGAACCTGCAGAAACTGAACCGAAAGTTACTGAGTTTGAGCCGGCATTTCCGGAACAGACAAGGGCACCTGCAGTAGAGACTGAAACAGAAATTAATGAGGAAGTTGTTGTTGAGGGTCTTGGCGTGACTTGGGGCATGGTGGAGTTTGAACCAAACCGCTTACTTGTTACGCAAAGGGATTCAGCGGAAGTTCTTATTGTAAACTTTGAAGATGGCTCTGTTTCAGATCCGATCGAAGGTACACCAGAAGTGAATAGCGAAGATCAGGGTGGTTTGCTTGATGTCACCATTGCACCTGATTTCGACGAATCAAGATTAGTTTTTCTGACGTTTTCTCAAGATGTTGAAGGTGGTACTGTTACTGCTCTCGGTAAAGGTGTTTTATCAGAAGATGAAGCCTCACTGGAAAATTTTGAAGTCATCTTCCAAGCGACACCAGCATATGATGGTACCTTGCACTATGGTGGACGTATTATCTTTGATGATGATGGCAACCTGTTCTTAACGACTGGTGAGCGTTCAGATGACGCAAGTCGTGACCGTGCACAAGAATTGGATGCTTATTTAGGTAAAGTCATTCATATTACACAAGATGGACAACCCGTAGAGACAAATCCATTTGTCGAAGATGAAGACGCACTGGATGGTATTTACAGCTACGGTCACCGTAATATTCAAGGTATAGACTTCAATCCTGAAACAGGAGACTTATGGATTGTTGAATTCGGTCCACAAGCTGGGGATGAACTGAATATCATTGAACCAGGCAATAACTATGGATGGCCGATTGTTTCTTATGGTATCGAGTACACCGGTGAATTAGTCAATGATGGTATTTCAGAACATGAGGCGCAAGGCTTTATTGAACCAAGATATTATTGGGATCCGACAAGTGCTCCAAGTGGTATGTCTTTCTATAATAACGACGCAATCCCTGAATGGGAGAATAACTTGTTCATCGGTGGATTAATGCCGAACTATATTGTACGTGTCGTTATTGAAGATGACATCATCGTTGGAGAAGAACGTCTATTGACTGACGAGGCCCAACGTTTCCGTGATATTCTTGTAACTGAGGATGGCGCGCTTATTGCAAGCACGGATGGCGGTCTGATTTATAAGCTTTCTGCAGCCAATTAAGGTGACGACGCTGAATAATTTATTGTTCTCTAATCCCGTTTGTCCATTTTTACGGAGGGTATACTCTTTATGAATGATAATTTAGAGGAGGGATTTTTCTAATGGGCCAAACTTTTGACGCATTAAAAGAAAAAATCAGCAATGCTGACATGGGAGAAGCGAAAGAAATCATCACTCAAGTCAAGCAGGCATATGACGATGGTAAGATTGATGAAAACGAAAAGGACGAATTGATGGATTTGGCAAAATCTAAACTTGGCGGAGGGCTCGGTGGCTTATTCTAGGAGCCGGAAGCCTAATCGAAAATAAGTTTCGGCTTCCTTATTGAAAGGTGCCGAAGCTTATTTTTTATGGTTGAAATTCTTTTATTGTCCAGTGACTGAAACGGCTGGATCCAATCGCTGCCAGGTCTTGAGCAGACATCCTAAGCGTCAAATAAAAATCGGCTGACATGAGCTCGGTGTAATACCGGACGCATCTCAGCCAATTCTCTGCATAAATAAAACTCTAACTAAAAAGGGACACTACCCTTTCAATTTAAACCGTAATTTTCGCTTTCTGAAC
Proteins encoded:
- a CDS encoding PQQ-dependent sugar dehydrogenase; its protein translation is MTKVSWSRFMFFTMLIFLLALAACGGNDETSNEGSTNDSDAPTEESADEGTDESTSAEPAETEPKVTEFEPAFPEQTRAPAVETETEINEEVVVEGLGVTWGMVEFEPNRLLVTQRDSAEVLIVNFEDGSVSDPIEGTPEVNSEDQGGLLDVTIAPDFDESRLVFLTFSQDVEGGTVTALGKGVLSEDEASLENFEVIFQATPAYDGTLHYGGRIIFDDDGNLFLTTGERSDDASRDRAQELDAYLGKVIHITQDGQPVETNPFVEDEDALDGIYSYGHRNIQGIDFNPETGDLWIVEFGPQAGDELNIIEPGNNYGWPIVSYGIEYTGELVNDGISEHEAQGFIEPRYYWDPTSAPSGMSFYNNDAIPEWENNLFIGGLMPNYIVRVVIEDDIIVGEERLLTDEAQRFRDILVTEDGALIASTDGGLIYKLSAAN
- a CDS encoding M20 family metallopeptidase; the protein is MDPIFQTLQSQQSLMEDYLKTLVEMESPSHDKEALDEVAEWLSQTFKDLTGGTTTIIPDNQYGNHVRCEFGQGDSQLLILSHFDTVWPKGTLERMPFKKENGIAYGPGVFDMKSGLIQGLFALKALKDAGIELDKKVVFFFDSDEEIGNPSSRTYIEEEAKKSDAVFVLEPALSDEGSLKTSRKGVAIYDIEVNGISAHAGIAPEEGSSAITELAYQTLFLNSLNDYEQGTTFNVGKVSGGTANNVVAEKSQATLDVRAKTKSEFDRVIPIIQNLKPHFKGTEVITRGGVNRFPLERDDRVLELFQTAQEIGKTRLNIELTEKETGGGSDGNLTAPLAPTLDGLGQWVAGHTQSTNKLYWRR
- a CDS encoding M28 family metallopeptidase produces the protein MTESHERLLGQISRQSLMEFTEEISKEVRLSGSEEELRAFRYAEQQLKSFGFETNLYHRKALISLPMESKLQINGVSYTSITHSMAPSTPEIGVSGEIVYMENGFPLERDPDLADKVLLTDGLATPGALLQAQTHMPKAVIFINAEYTHEMIVSTVWGNPAFDQLGQYPKIPAVSITFADGEILKAKLSLEEKLLAEIMTQVDTAWRDIPTLIADYKGSEDVNPYVLFSGHIDSWHHGAMDNGSANATMLEVARIIGTNKTKLHRSLRLAFWSGHSHGRYAGSALYADEHWEDLYDNCVLHLNIDSVGGKNSSVLSEANAMAETKDIVAEPILKYADQEFNSTRYGKAGDQSFWGMGVPSLLMGLSEQVKSDNPASQAFSKLFGDGKAGGFGWWWHTTEDTIDKLDPVLLERDCRIYLATVLEICTNPLLPIKQQNAIKEIIGFIRNYQRSLPEPEWLGIALNRLEKLDTTVKRLTDLVHAADFPSAHSIRTYNHWNKQLSRILVRLNYVGGNRFSHDTATPKMPIPLLAEISQLEQHEPSPAYYSLLTTIRRNINEVNFNLREALELSEQTLKNWEEIQNG
- a CDS encoding MurR/RpiR family transcriptional regulator, which gives rise to MSVESLVTEIYEKLPKGQKKVAEYLLRNHVEFSISTASQIAKRIDVSEATVIRFSYALNYKSFSHMQKSFQAEFLADPNSESLQESSFQLDDPNNDLINKIVTRETEILQQMQGMDRKIFWQTADLLMNTKHVKIVGNLASYAAAYWFYLKLNMMRENVTLLSNELNASFDNLLLTEPEETIFILISMPSYVVSTLNIGKHAKEQGAKILTITDRKLSPTGRIADICLTTDIGIHSEAMISISSVMSLINLITSGIESKYEDEISERVRSINKYYTDTNFVIE